The genomic segment GAAATCATCGACCTGAAACCGAATGAGAACGCCATCAAGTCCAGTGATTTTCTGTTGCTGCACACGGGCTGGAGCAGATTTTGGGACACAAGCGCCTATTTTACCGGATATCCGGTATTGTCTTTAGCGGCGGCCGCATGGCTCAGCCGGTTTGACCTGAAGGGGATCGGGATGGATACCATTTCTGCGGATACGGCCGATGCAACCGATTTTCCGATTCATAAGACACTGCTGAACCGGGAGATGATCATTATTGAAAACCTGACAAATCTGGACAGGCTGCCGCCAGGCGGTTTCACGTTTTCATGTTTTCCCCTGAAAATTCAACAGGCTGATGGTTCCCCCGTCCGGGCGGTTGCGATGCTGCCGGACAGTATAACCGCTGCCAACCCGTGAGGTCCGATGAACACTGAGAACAAAATTTCAGTAACCGAATCTTTGCCCGCTCCCGGAAAATCGAATGGCCGGTGGTACCGGCTGGTGATCATCGTCCTGATCATTGCCGGAGTCGGTTTTTCGGTCTGGTGGATCAAACACAATATCTTTGCGTCCCGATTTACCCCCATACGATTAAACACTCAGGAGCAGCAGATTCTCGACGACAAACTCAATGAGCTCCAGACAGCTGCCCGAAAAAAGCATCCCGGTTCCCGGACCACAACCCAGGAGCCGGCCCGGCCCCTGACCCCGGCTCCTTATTCGGAAAGCGGGGCCCGACGGACCATCCGCCTGACGGAAAAAGAGCTCAATGCCCTGATCGCCAATCAGCCGGAAATGGCGCAACGGATTGC from the Desulfobacterales bacterium genome contains:
- a CDS encoding cyclase family protein — translated: EIIDLKPNENAIKSSDFLLLHTGWSRFWDTSAYFTGYPVLSLAAAAWLSRFDLKGIGMDTISADTADATDFPIHKTLLNREMIIIENLTNLDRLPPGGFTFSCFPLKIQQADGSPVRAVAMLPDSITAANP
- a CDS encoding arginine N-succinyltransferase encodes the protein MNTENKISVTESLPAPGKSNGRWYRLVIIVLIIAGVGFSVWWIKHNIFASRFTPIRLNTQEQQILDDKLNELQTAARKKHPGSRTTTQEPARPLTPAPYSESGARRTIRLTEKELNALIANQPEMAQRIAIDLSEDLISLKLVVPIDPGIPLMGGKTLRLHAGLSIHYQGGTPSIAIQGVSLGGIPLPNAWLGNLKHKNLLKEFGTQNGFWQVFGAGVAEINVFRGSVQIRLNE